One genomic segment of Gemmatimonadota bacterium includes these proteins:
- the trpC gene encoding indole-3-glycerol phosphate synthase TrpC, whose protein sequence is MDILNQIVAHKIREVEDRKSRNPLPLVEPGRRVDLRPFDQALKQGDGIGVIAEFKKASPSKGAIRPDAIPDEIGPVYAAHGASAISVLTDTRFFQGCDEDLVALRRSVPVPVLRKEFIVDEYQVHETASMGADALLLIVAVLDDARLKALQQTAAAYGLHCLVEVHDERELDRALEAGSRIIGVNNRDLKDFTVSLDTSLGLRPRIPDGIVTVGESGIYTREDVLLLQQAGFDAVLVGESLMAADGIGHQLDALLGRVPARTGRGA, encoded by the coding sequence ATGGATATTCTGAACCAGATCGTAGCGCACAAGATACGTGAGGTCGAGGACCGCAAGAGCCGCAATCCGTTGCCCCTTGTCGAGCCCGGGCGCCGCGTGGACCTTCGGCCCTTCGACCAGGCGTTGAAGCAGGGGGACGGTATCGGAGTCATCGCCGAATTCAAAAAGGCTTCGCCGTCTAAAGGCGCGATACGTCCCGATGCGATCCCCGATGAGATCGGGCCGGTATACGCGGCTCACGGAGCCTCGGCCATTTCGGTGTTGACGGACACGCGGTTCTTCCAGGGGTGCGACGAGGACCTGGTGGCGCTTCGCCGGAGCGTGCCGGTGCCGGTGTTGCGCAAGGAATTCATTGTGGACGAATACCAGGTCCACGAAACCGCGTCCATGGGCGCGGACGCCCTGCTGCTGATCGTTGCGGTCCTGGACGACGCCCGCCTGAAAGCCCTGCAGCAGACCGCGGCGGCATACGGCCTGCACTGCCTGGTGGAAGTACACGACGAGCGGGAGCTGGACCGGGCCCTGGAAGCCGGAAGCCGCATCATCGGCGTCAACAACCGGGACCTGAAGGATTTCACGGTTTCGCTGGATACTTCACTGGGCCTGAGACCGCGCATTCCCGATGGGATCGTCACCGTCGGCGAGAGCGGGATCTACACACGGGAGGACGTCCTGCTCCTGCAGCAGGCGGGATTCGACGCCGTACTCGTGGGCGAGTCCCTGATGGCGGCGGACGGGATTGGTCACCAACTGGACGCCCTGCTGGGCCGG
- the trpD gene encoding anthranilate phosphoribosyltransferase, which produces MVQQAIAKAIEGVSLTEAEAMEVMEGIMSGDATPAQIGALLVAFRLKGETIEEVTGFARVMRARATRIDCRAYPIVDTCGTGGDGKHTFNISTAAAFVAAAGGAFIAKHGGRAASSKAGSADVLTALGVNIEIPPEQVSACIDEIGIGFMFAPALHSAMRFASGPRRELGVRTVLNLLGPLTNPAGTTAQVMGVYDGSVVQTAAHVLNNLGAERAFVVHSADGLDEITITASTHVAEVRDGTVRTYDVAPEDFGLPRASIEDLKGGEVDENAAIIRTVLAGEEGPRRDIVLLNAAAAIVAGGRAEDFDEGIARAARAIDSGAALEKLDALIRMTNE; this is translated from the coding sequence ATGGTTCAACAAGCGATAGCTAAAGCCATCGAGGGCGTTTCGCTGACCGAGGCGGAAGCGATGGAGGTCATGGAAGGCATCATGTCCGGCGACGCGACGCCGGCGCAGATCGGCGCCTTGCTGGTCGCCTTTCGTCTGAAGGGCGAGACGATCGAGGAAGTCACCGGCTTCGCCCGGGTCATGCGCGCCAGGGCCACGCGGATCGACTGCCGCGCCTACCCCATCGTGGACACCTGCGGTACGGGAGGCGACGGGAAGCATACCTTCAACATATCGACGGCGGCGGCCTTCGTGGCCGCGGCCGGTGGCGCCTTCATCGCCAAGCACGGCGGCCGCGCGGCATCCAGCAAGGCGGGCAGCGCCGACGTTCTGACGGCCCTTGGCGTGAATATCGAGATACCGCCCGAACAAGTGTCGGCTTGCATCGATGAAATAGGCATCGGTTTCATGTTCGCCCCCGCCCTCCATTCGGCCATGCGTTTCGCCAGCGGGCCGCGCAGGGAACTCGGCGTGCGGACGGTGCTCAACCTCCTGGGACCGCTGACCAATCCGGCCGGTACGACGGCGCAGGTCATGGGCGTGTACGACGGAAGCGTCGTCCAGACCGCGGCGCACGTACTGAACAACCTGGGGGCGGAGCGCGCCTTCGTGGTGCACAGCGCGGACGGACTGGACGAAATCACGATCACGGCGTCCACCCACGTGGCGGAAGTCCGGGACGGCACGGTCAGGACCTACGATGTCGCGCCGGAAGACTTCGGCCTGCCACGGGCTTCCATCGAGGATTTGAAAGGCGGCGAGGTAGATGAGAACGCGGCGATCATCCGGACCGTCCTGGCCGGAGAAGAGGGTCCCCGCAGGGACATCGTCCTGCTCAATGCCGCCGCGGCGATCGTTGCCGGCGGCCGGGCGGAGGATTTCGACGAAGGTATCGCCAGGGCGGCCCGGGCGATCGACTCCGGCGCGGCCCTGGAAAAGCTCGACGCGTTGATCAGGATGACCAACGAATAG